One genomic segment of Epinephelus fuscoguttatus linkage group LG19, E.fuscoguttatus.final_Chr_v1 includes these proteins:
- the LOC125879773 gene encoding zinc finger protein ZFP2-like — protein MSTVFSFQTQLVSIMDALSKTAVMEISKLVEIESKMLKIEITRGRNEIASLTEKLQLMEKLLYIAQGGRQDAAAAACSAVRDGSEDGILEPDRARPAIKSESPWESISSSTEMNKWHHPQGEEHVIAEMPNPVKDQPELIVVKEEPSEADNRDCDQERTSENRRESFPDTRQSPEVMQCPKSIAERQQPLFTDRFVTMSAQLSLAGPGRRETQWNPQLTPAHTTLVAGKSLAQNVASQSLSVLRNMKLHNLRNSGAKRFGCLQCGKSFRCFSQLEIHQRSHTGEKPFRCTLCGKRYAQKGHLYTHQRTHTGEKPYRCPICGKGFIQKCTLDMHQRTHTGEKPFVCIKCGKGFTKNCNLKKHLAVHLDPSLNMYGSESSVPTFSGTFINGTT, from the exons ATGTCGACAGTCTTCTCTTTCCAGACACAGCTCGTCTCCATCATGGACGCGTTATCCAAAACAGCTGTGATGGAAATAAGCAAACTGGTCGAGATCGAGTCGAAGATGCTGAAAATTGAGATAACTCGAGGGCGGAACGAGATCGCCTCGCTCACAGAGAAGCTGCAGCTGATGGAGAAATTGCTGTACATCGCACAGGGAGGCAGGCaggacgcagcagcagcagcatgctcAGCGGTGAGGGATGGGTCAGAGGACGGGATACTGGAGCCTGACAGGGCAAGACCTGCCATAAAGAG TGAAAGTCCATGGGAGAGCATAAGTTCCTCCACTGAGATGAACAAATGGCATCATCCTCAAGGTGAAGAGCATGTCATAGCTGAG ATGCCGAACCCAGTGAAAGATCAGCCTGAACTGATCGTGGTAAAGGAAGAGCCTTCAGAGGCGGACAACAGAGACTGTGACCAAGAGAGGACAAGTGAAAACA GAAGGGAATCTTTCCCAGACACACGGCAGAGTCCAGAAGTGATGCAGTGTCCCAAATCCATCGCAGAACGTCAGCAGCCTCTGTTTACCGACCGCTTTGTGACCATGAGCGCCCAGCTGTCTCTTGCTGGACCGGGCAGGAGGGAAACACAGTGGAATCCTCAGctcacacctgcacacacaacaCTAGTGGCTGGGAAAAGCTTGGCTCAGAACGTCGCCTCCCAAAGCTTAAGCGTGCTCAGGAACATGAAGCTTCACAACTTGAGGAACTCAGGTGCCAAGAGGTTCGGTTGCTTGCAGTGCGGCAAGAGCTTCAGATGCTTCAGCCAGCTCGAAATACACCAGAGGAGTCACACGGGAGAGAAACCGTTCAGGTGCACGCTGTGCGGAAAGAGATACGCACAAAAAGGGCATCTGTACACACACCAGCGCACACACACTGGGGAGAAGCCCTACCGCTGCCCTATTTGTGGAAAGGGCTTCATTCAGAAATGTACTCTTGATATGCATCAGCGTACACACACCGGAGAAAAACCTTTTGTTTGTATCAAATGTGGCAAAGGCTTTACAAAGAACTGTAATCTGAAGAAACACCTGGCAGTACATCTAGACCCCAGTCTGAACATGTACGGGAGTGAATCCAGTGTGCCGACATTTAGTGGGACGTTCATAAATGGAACCACCTAA
- the pgls gene encoding 6-phosphogluconolactonase: MAGRRVVVFPSSAELGPVLAHLVASRAEKAISSHGRFTLGLSGGSLVTMLSKELPALPDLDCSKWVVGFCDERVVSFDDPESTYGLYKGQLFSKVNIPDNGILTIDSSLPVTECAEDYTRKLKKVFPDDDFPVFDLLLLGMGPDGHTCSLFPNHPLLEETKKIVAPISDSPKPPPQRVTMTFPVVNSARCVVFVSTGGSKAPVLKEVLEGREGPAFPAARVVPTNGELFWLVDDPAAASLTIQVERLSSGAKL; the protein is encoded by the exons ATGGCTGGCAGAAGAGTCGTGGTCTTcccctcctcagctgagctcgGCCCGGTGCTGGCCCATCTGGTGGCGTCCCGGGCTGAGAAGGCCATCAGCTCTCATGGCAGGTTCACCCTGGGGCTCTCTGGAGGAAGCCTTGTGACCATGCTCAGCAAAGAGCTGCCCGCCCTGCCAGATCTGGACTGCAGCAAGTGGGTTGTTGGTTTCTGTGACGAGCGGGTGGTTTCCTTCGATGACCCTGAGAGCACCTATGGGCTGTACAAG GGTCAGTTGTTCTCCAAGGTCAACATCCCCGATAATGGGATCTTAACCATCGACTCCTCTCTGCCAGTCACAGAGTGTGCTGAGGATTATACCCGCAAACTGAAGAAG GTCTTCCCTGATGACGACTTCCCAGTGTTTGACCTGTTACTGCTGGGTATGGGGCCTGATGGACACACCTGTTCCCTCTTCCCAAACCACCCTCTCCTGGAG GAAACCAAGAAGATTGTGGCCCCCATCAGCGACTCTCCCAAACCACCGCCACAGCGTGTGACTATGACCTTTCCAGTGGTGAACTCTGCACGCTGTGTGGTTTTTGTGTCAACAGGAGGAAGCAAAGCACCCGTTTTGAAG GAAGTGCTGGAGGGTAGAGAAGGTCCAGCGTTTCCAGCGGCCCGCGTTGTCCCAACTAACGGCGAGCTGTTCTGGCTTGTTGATGACCCCGCAGCTGCCTCCCTAACTATCCAGGTAGAGAGGTTAAGCTCAGGGGCCAAACTGTAG
- the colgalt1a gene encoding procollagen galactosyltransferase 1: MPGLACLPAALLLLLLSGCSPARGYFAEERWSPESPLLAPRVLVALICRNSEHSLPYFLGAFERLNYPKERMALWVATDHNQDNTTVILRDWLVKMQNLYHYVEWRPKEEPKRYADEDGPKHWTDLRYEHVMKLRQVALESAREMWADYFMLVDCDNLLTNPNVLWKLMKENKTIIAPMLESRAAYSNFWCGMTSQGYYKRTPAYLPMRKQLRKGCFAVPMVHSTFLIDLRKEASRQLAFHPPHPEYSWAFDDIIVFAFSARMADVQMFVCNKETYGYFPVPLRSHNTLQDEAESFLHSLLEVNVRNPPLMPSKHIRVPRKQPDKLGFDEVFMINLQRRTDRRDRMLRTLYEQEITCKVIAAVDGKAMNISEIHTMGIHMLPGYSDPYHGRPLTKGELGCFLSHFNIWKEIVERRLETSLVIEDDLRFEVFFKRRLMNLMREVQEEGLDWDLIYIGRKRMQVDHPEKAVPNIHNLVEADYSYWTLGYMISLQGAEKLLKAEPLQRILPVDEFLPIMYNKHPVTDYMDQFETRDLKAFSAEPLLVYPTHYTGDDGYISDTETSTVWDNEKVRTDWDRARSGKTREQAEISTEAQNSDVLQSPLDSTARDEL, encoded by the exons ATGCCCGGGCTCGCGTGCCTCCCCGCCgccctgctcctcctgctgctgtccgGCTGCTCTCCTGCTCGGGGATACTTCGCGGAGGAGCGCTGGAGCCCCGAGTCTCCGCTCCTGGCTCCCCGGGTTCTCGTCGCCCTCATCTGCAGAAACTCCGAGCACTCTCTGCCGTATTTCCTCGGTGCTTTTGAGCGTCTCAACTACCCCAAGGAGCGTATGGCTTTGTG GGTGGCGACTGATCATAACCAGGACAACACCACAGTCATTCTGCGTGACTGGCTTGTCAAGATGCAGAATCTTTACCATTATGTGGAGTGGAGGCCTAAAGAGGAACCCAA ACGTTATGCGGATGAAGACGGTCCGAAGCACTGGACAGACCTCCGTTATGAGCACGTTATGAAGCTTCGACAAGTGGCACTGGAGTCAGCTCGTGAGATGTGGGCGGACTACTTTATG TTGGTGGACTGTGATAACCTCCTCACCAATCCTAATGTACTGTGGAAGCTCATGAAGGAGAATAAGACCATCATTGCTCCAATGCTTGAATCCCGTGCAGCCTATTCAAACTTCTGGTGTGGAATGACCTCGCAG GGTTACTACAAGCGCACTCCTGCCTACCTACCCATGAGAAAGCAGTTGCGCAAGGGCTGTTTTGCAGTTCCCATGGTCCACTCCACTTTCCTGATCGACCTCAGGAAAGAGGCATCCAGGCAGCTGGCCTTTCACCCGCCACACCCAGAGTACAGCTGGGCTTTTGATGACATCATTGTGTTTGCGTTCTCTGCTCGGATGGCAG ATGTTCAAATGTTTGTATGCAATAAAGAGACCTACGGTTACTTCCCTGTGCCTCTGCGATCCCACAATACTTTGCAAGACGAAGCTGAGAGCTTCTTGCACTCCCTCCTGGAGGTTAATG TGCGAAATCCCCCACTGATGCCTTCCAAACACATACGTGTTCCTAGAAAGCAACCTGACAAACTGGGCTTTGATGAG GTGTTCATGATAAACCTGCAGAGGCGAACCGACCGCCGAGACCGTATGCTGAGGACATTATACGAGCAGGAGATTACTTGTAAGGTCATTGCAGCTGTAGATGGAAA AGCGATGAATATTAGTGAAATTCATACTATGGGCATCCACATGCTCCCTGGATACAGTGACCCCTATCATGGTCGCCCACTGACGAAGGGAGAGCTGGGATGCTTCCTTTCCCACTTTAACATCTGGAAAGAG ATTGTGGAGAGACGCCTGGAAACCTCCCTGGTGATTGAGGACGACCTGCGCTTCGAGGTGTTTTTCAAACGACGCTTGATGAACTTGATGAGGGAGGTGCAGGAGGAAGGACTGGACTGGGATCTCAT ATATATTGGTCGGAAGAGAATGCAAGTGGATCACCCGGAGAAAGCAGTGCCTAATATACACAACTTAGTGGAAGCAGACTATTCATATTGGACGCTGGGCTATATGATATCACTTCAAGGTGCAGAGAAGCTTTTGAAAGCCGAACCACTTCAGAGGATTTTGCCGGTGGATGAGTTTCTTCCTATCATGTATAATAAACACCCTGT GACTGATTATATGGACCAGTTTGAAACCAGGGACCTGAAGGCATTTTCAGCTGAGCCTCTTCTAGTGTATCCGACACACTACACAGGCGATGACGGCTACATCAGTGACACCGAGACTTCCACAGTGTGGGACAACGAAAAGGTCCGTACAGACTGGGACAGAGCGCGCTCAGGGAAAACTAGGGAGCAGGCTGAGATCAGCACCGAGGCCCAGAACTCAGATGTGCTCCAGTCGCCTTTGGACAGTACAGCACGGGACGAGCTATGA